The Mesorhizobium sp. NBSH29 genome has a segment encoding these proteins:
- a CDS encoding methylated-DNA--[protein]-cysteine S-methyltransferase, whose amino-acid sequence MQATFYTLVEARIGWLGLAWNETGITQLQLPGSDRASTERMLLRRESAMMEQIPNVWVAEVCEKLKRYGAGEPIDFTDVPVSLEGIDPFRRAIYAAARGLGFGQNTTYGALAIQAGHPGLARETGKALGQNPVPIIVPCHRIVAAGNKIGGFSAPGGSVTKEKLLAMEGVQIAPPPPAQESFGF is encoded by the coding sequence ATGCAAGCCACTTTCTATACGCTTGTCGAAGCTCGGATCGGTTGGCTTGGCCTCGCCTGGAATGAGACCGGCATTACGCAGCTACAGCTTCCTGGCAGCGATCGCGCGTCGACCGAAAGGATGTTGCTGCGGCGCGAGTCTGCCATGATGGAACAAATACCAAATGTATGGGTGGCCGAGGTTTGCGAAAAACTGAAGCGCTATGGCGCCGGCGAGCCGATTGATTTCACAGATGTTCCAGTCAGTCTCGAAGGCATCGATCCCTTCCGGCGCGCCATCTATGCTGCGGCCCGCGGGCTTGGCTTCGGCCAAAATACCACCTATGGCGCGCTGGCCATCCAGGCCGGCCATCCCGGTCTGGCGCGTGAAACCGGAAAGGCGCTTGGCCAGAACCCGGTTCCCATCATCGTGCCTTGCCACCGCATCGTCGCCGCAGGCAACAAAATCGGTGGGTTTTCCGCCCCAGGCGGATCTGTCACCAAGGAAAAGCTGCTGGCGATGGAAGGTGTACAGATTGCCCCGCCACCACCGGCGCAGGAGAGTTTCGGGTTTTAA
- a CDS encoding cold-shock protein, producing MATGTVKWFNSTKGFGFIQPDNGGADVFVHISAVERAGMSNLNEGDKINFEIEQDRRTGKSSAGSLNKA from the coding sequence ATGGCTACTGGTACCGTTAAGTGGTTCAACAGCACCAAAGGTTTCGGCTTCATTCAGCCGGATAACGGCGGCGCGGACGTTTTCGTTCACATCTCCGCTGTTGAGCGCGCTGGCATGTCGAACCTCAATGAGGGCGACAAGATCAACTTCGAAATCGAGCAGGACCGCCGCACTGGCAAGTCGTCCGCTGGATCGCTCAACAAGGCCTGA
- a CDS encoding glutathione S-transferase family protein yields MVTLYGMRDSGNCYKPRLLLHKLGRPFRHVEVNALDGSTRRQEFLALNANGRVPLLEIEDGRRIAESNAILLYLAEGTQFIPANVYERGLVYQWLFFEQYSHEPYVAVRRALMRFPERQKDATPERLAQTLKLGTDALAVMDKQLGATPFMAGTTLSVADIALYAYTYDAHQYGFELEQFPAVSAWLQRVEADPGHVPEDWVPTEEA; encoded by the coding sequence ATGGTCACGCTTTATGGCATGAGAGACAGCGGAAACTGCTACAAGCCGCGGCTGTTGCTGCACAAGCTGGGACGCCCATTTCGCCATGTCGAGGTGAACGCGCTTGACGGATCGACACGGCGCCAGGAATTTCTGGCACTCAATGCCAATGGCCGGGTGCCGCTGCTGGAGATCGAGGATGGCCGACGGATTGCAGAATCCAACGCTATCCTGCTCTACCTCGCCGAGGGCACCCAATTCATTCCCGCCAATGTCTATGAGCGCGGGCTGGTCTATCAATGGCTGTTTTTCGAGCAATATAGCCATGAACCCTATGTCGCGGTGCGGCGTGCCTTGATGCGGTTTCCCGAACGCCAAAAAGATGCCACTCCGGAGCGGCTGGCGCAGACGCTGAAGCTGGGTACGGATGCGCTTGCGGTGATGGACAAGCAGCTTGGCGCGACACCGTTCATGGCAGGCACGACCCTGTCGGTCGCTGATATTGCGCTCTACGCCTATACCTATGATGCCCATCAATACGGTTTTGAACTGGAACAGTTCCCAGCGGTCAGTGCTTGGTTGCAGAGGGTGGAGGCTGATCCGGGACATGTGCCGGAAGACTGGGTTCCGACCGAGGAGGCATAG
- a CDS encoding EAL domain-containing protein, with the protein MSGFSADGDDFGGGIFADEVGLEYAIYGQTRLKTAFQPIFRAQGLALLPFAVEARVAPRLQGVAVAAGEFLAQAPRGDRAMIEAACRTIHVRNHAQLGVDDPSTWPLYISVDARHGLDAVQFASIAALADEAGIPVGNVICEIADAVSIEDAQLAALATSARSAGLKLSVAAFRADRAAIEQVARIEPDVIKIDGAWFRNVQDRAETALLFPAVATAFKGLGSTLLVQGIENGAELAAALDAGADWMQGNLLAEAALAGTIVDETSISIDRLVLGDVQKAHQRG; encoded by the coding sequence ATGAGCGGTTTCAGCGCTGATGGGGACGATTTCGGCGGGGGGATCTTCGCCGACGAAGTCGGGCTTGAATACGCAATCTATGGCCAGACGCGGCTGAAGACGGCTTTCCAGCCGATCTTTCGGGCGCAGGGGCTGGCTCTGCTGCCCTTCGCCGTCGAGGCGCGGGTGGCACCACGGCTTCAAGGCGTTGCGGTTGCTGCCGGCGAATTCCTGGCGCAGGCGCCACGGGGTGACCGGGCGATGATCGAGGCCGCCTGCCGCACCATCCATGTCCGCAACCATGCCCAACTCGGCGTGGATGATCCGTCGACATGGCCGCTCTACATCAGCGTCGACGCACGCCACGGCCTCGATGCTGTCCAGTTTGCGTCTATCGCGGCGCTGGCGGATGAAGCAGGCATTCCAGTTGGCAACGTGATCTGTGAAATCGCCGATGCGGTGAGCATTGAGGACGCACAGCTTGCGGCCCTTGCCACCAGCGCCCGGTCAGCCGGCCTCAAGCTTTCGGTCGCCGCCTTCCGCGCTGACAGGGCTGCTATCGAGCAGGTCGCGCGTATCGAGCCCGATGTCATCAAAATTGACGGTGCGTGGTTCCGCAATGTTCAGGACAGGGCTGAGACGGCATTGCTATTTCCAGCCGTTGCCACCGCATTCAAGGGGCTCGGCTCGACGCTGCTGGTTCAGGGCATCGAAAATGGGGCTGAGCTTGCCGCTGCTCTCGACGCCGGTGCCGACTGGATGCAGGGTAATCTCCTGGCCGAAGCTGCGCTTGCGGGAACCATCGTCGATGAGACATCGATATCCATCGACCGTCTGGTTTTAGGCGACGTTCAAAAAGCCCATCAGCGGGGCTGA
- a CDS encoding pyridoxal phosphate-dependent aminotransferase, whose product MAILADALSRVKPSATIAVSQKARELKAAGRDIIGLGAGEPDFDTPDNVKTAAIDAINRGETKYPPVSGIPQLRDAISKKFKRENNLDYRPEQTIVGTGGKQILFNAFMATLNPGDEVIIPRPYWVSYPEMVAICGGTPVFAETSMDNGFKLTPDELEKAITPKTKWLLLNSPSNPSGAAYSEAELRGLADVLLKHSHVWTLTDDMYEHLIFGDFVFKTMAEVEPKLYERTLTMNGVSKAYAMTGWRIGYAAGPLPLIKAMDMIQGQQTSGACSIAQWAAVEALNGPQDFVEKNKAIFQGRRDLVVSMLNQARGITCPSPEGAFYVYPSCKDLIGKKTEAGTVIDSDETFCSELLEAEGVAVVFGSAFGLGPNFRISYATSEELLEEACTRIQRFTASLS is encoded by the coding sequence ATGGCCATTCTTGCCGATGCCCTTTCCCGCGTAAAGCCTTCCGCGACCATCGCGGTCTCGCAGAAAGCGCGCGAGCTGAAAGCCGCCGGTCGCGACATAATCGGGCTGGGCGCCGGCGAACCGGACTTCGACACGCCGGACAATGTGAAGACCGCCGCCATTGACGCGATCAACCGCGGCGAAACCAAATATCCGCCAGTCTCAGGCATCCCACAATTGCGCGATGCGATTTCCAAAAAGTTCAAGCGCGAGAACAATCTCGACTACCGGCCCGAACAGACCATCGTTGGCACCGGCGGCAAGCAGATCCTGTTCAACGCTTTTATGGCGACGCTGAACCCCGGCGACGAAGTCATTATCCCGCGCCCCTACTGGGTCAGCTACCCGGAAATGGTGGCGATTTGCGGCGGCACACCGGTTTTCGCGGAAACCTCGATGGACAACGGCTTCAAGCTGACGCCCGATGAGCTGGAAAAAGCAATCACGCCCAAGACAAAATGGCTGTTGCTCAACTCGCCATCCAATCCTTCGGGCGCCGCCTATTCAGAAGCGGAACTGCGCGGCCTCGCCGATGTTCTGCTGAAGCACAGCCATGTTTGGACGCTGACCGATGACATGTATGAGCATCTGATCTTTGGCGATTTCGTCTTCAAGACCATGGCCGAGGTTGAGCCTAAGCTGTACGAACGCACGCTCACCATGAACGGCGTGTCAAAAGCCTACGCCATGACCGGCTGGCGCATCGGTTATGCTGCAGGCCCTCTGCCGCTGATCAAGGCAATGGACATGATCCAGGGCCAGCAGACCTCTGGTGCCTGCTCCATCGCCCAGTGGGCGGCAGTCGAAGCGCTGAACGGCCCGCAGGATTTCGTCGAAAAGAACAAAGCGATCTTCCAGGGGCGGCGCGACCTCGTCGTTTCCATGCTCAACCAGGCGCGCGGCATCACCTGTCCCTCGCCCGAGGGCGCGTTCTATGTGTACCCTTCCTGCAAGGACCTGATCGGCAAGAAGACTGAAGCTGGCACCGTGATCGACAGCGACGAGACCTTCTGCAGTGAATTGCTGGAGGCCGAGGGCGTGGCGGTTGTGTTTGGCTCGGCCTTCGGGCTCGGACCCAACTTCCGCATCTCCTACGCAACGTCTGAAGAGCTGCTCGAAGAAGCCTGCACCCGCATCCAGCGTTTCACGGCCAGCCTGAGCTGA
- a CDS encoding LysR family transcriptional regulator, with protein MSLDWDKLRVFHAAAEAGSFTHAAQKLRLSQSAISRQVSALELDVGVALFHRHARGLVLTEQGEILYRTAHDVLMKLENVRTRLTEAKDRPSGVLRVTTTVGLGTGWLTDRVLEFTDLYPDIQLQLVYVNEELDLTMRQADCAIRLRQPQQPDLIQRRLFTVHLHLFAAPAYLERYGQPHSLAELDKHRLITFGEPVPNFLRELNSLETIGRPEGDRRPANVQINDLMSMRRVVKRGVGVALLPDYMANEDSGLVQILPEIDVPSFDTFFCYPEAMKNQAKLKAFRDFVFSKARTWSF; from the coding sequence ATGTCACTTGATTGGGATAAATTACGCGTGTTTCACGCCGCGGCGGAGGCCGGGTCGTTTACGCATGCCGCACAGAAGCTGAGGCTGTCACAGTCCGCGATTTCGCGGCAGGTCAGCGCGCTGGAGCTCGACGTCGGGGTGGCGCTGTTCCACCGCCATGCGCGTGGCCTGGTGCTGACGGAGCAGGGGGAGATTCTGTACCGCACGGCCCATGACGTGCTGATGAAGCTCGAGAATGTGCGGACCCGACTGACCGAGGCCAAGGACAGGCCATCGGGCGTTCTGCGGGTCACCACTACCGTCGGGCTTGGAACAGGCTGGCTGACAGACCGGGTGCTTGAGTTCACCGATCTTTATCCCGACATCCAATTGCAGCTCGTCTACGTGAACGAGGAGCTTGACCTCACCATGCGTCAGGCGGATTGCGCCATCCGGCTCAGACAGCCGCAGCAGCCTGACCTGATCCAGCGGCGGCTGTTTACGGTGCATCTGCATCTGTTTGCAGCCCCGGCCTATCTGGAACGCTACGGGCAGCCGCATAGTCTGGCAGAACTGGACAAGCATCGCCTCATCACATTTGGCGAGCCGGTGCCGAATTTTCTGCGCGAACTCAATTCGCTGGAAACGATCGGTCGACCAGAAGGCGACCGGCGCCCGGCCAATGTCCAGATCAATGATCTGATGTCGATGCGCCGTGTGGTCAAGCGCGGCGTCGGTGTCGCTCTACTGCCCGACTACATGGCGAATGAAGATTCGGGCCTGGTGCAGATTCTGCCGGAGATCGACGTGCCGTCTTTTGATACGTTTTTCTGCTATCCGGAGGCGATGAAAAATCAGGCAAAATTGAAGGCTTTTCGCGACTTCGTTTTTTCAAAAGCCCGCACATGGTCATTTTGA
- the trxB gene encoding thioredoxin-disulfide reductase, with the protein MTTRHAPVLIVGSGPAGYTAAIYAARAMLKPVLVAGMQQGGQLTITTDVENYPGFADPIQGPWLMEQMLKQAEHVGTEIINDLIVEADLQSRPFRLTSDSGTVYSCDALIVATGAQAKWLGLPSEQTFMGFGVSACATCDGFFYRGKDVVVVGGGNTAVEESLYLSNIARHVTVVHRRAEFRAERILQERLFAKENVTVVWDSAVEEITGIEAKKPMPPSVTGVRIRNTRDGSISELAVDGVFVAIGHAPAVELFKGKLKQKPNGYLWTAPDSTKTDVPGVFAAGDVTDDVYRQAVTAAGLGCMAALEAEKYLAEMDVHREAAE; encoded by the coding sequence ATGACCACCAGACACGCGCCCGTTCTTATCGTGGGCTCCGGACCCGCCGGCTACACTGCCGCGATCTATGCCGCGCGCGCCATGCTCAAGCCGGTGCTGGTGGCCGGGATGCAGCAGGGTGGGCAACTGACCATCACCACCGATGTCGAAAACTATCCCGGCTTTGCCGATCCGATCCAGGGTCCGTGGCTGATGGAGCAGATGCTCAAGCAGGCCGAACATGTCGGTACCGAAATCATCAACGACCTGATCGTGGAAGCCGACCTGCAAAGCCGACCGTTCCGGCTGACGAGCGATTCCGGCACGGTTTACAGCTGCGATGCACTGATCGTTGCCACCGGGGCACAGGCCAAATGGCTTGGGCTGCCTTCCGAGCAGACCTTTATGGGTTTTGGGGTTTCTGCCTGCGCCACCTGCGACGGCTTTTTCTACCGGGGCAAGGATGTCGTGGTGGTCGGCGGCGGCAACACGGCGGTGGAGGAAAGTCTCTATCTCTCCAACATTGCGCGGCATGTGACGGTCGTTCACCGGCGCGCCGAGTTCCGGGCCGAGCGCATCCTGCAGGAACGTCTGTTTGCCAAGGAAAACGTCACGGTTGTTTGGGACAGTGCGGTGGAGGAAATCACTGGCATCGAAGCCAAAAAACCGATGCCGCCTTCGGTGACCGGAGTTCGTATCCGAAACACCCGCGACGGATCTATTTCGGAGCTCGCAGTGGATGGTGTGTTCGTGGCGATTGGCCATGCGCCGGCAGTTGAGCTATTCAAGGGAAAGCTGAAGCAGAAGCCGAACGGCTATCTGTGGACCGCGCCCGATTCGACCAAAACCGATGTTCCGGGTGTTTTTGCCGCCGGCGATGTGACCGACGATGTCTATCGCCAGGCGGTGACGGCTGCCGGACTGGGCTGCATGGCCGCGCTGGAAGCGGAAAAGTATCTCGCGGAAATGGACGTGCATCGCGAAGCGGCTGAATAG
- a CDS encoding Lrp/AsnC family transcriptional regulator, producing the protein MPLKADLDAIDWKILRELQDDGRMTNVELSKRVGISAPPCLRRVKKLEETGIIRSYRALLDNRALGFDVVAFCLVGLHHQAEVELKAFADRTRNWPIVRSAWMVSGESDYLLHCVASDLTAFQTFVIEDLTSTPNVDTVRTALTIRQIKEQGLVTIDVADTAAR; encoded by the coding sequence ATGCCTCTCAAAGCAGACCTTGATGCCATCGACTGGAAAATCCTGCGGGAATTGCAGGATGATGGCCGCATGACCAATGTCGAGCTGTCCAAACGTGTGGGCATTTCTGCGCCTCCATGCCTGCGTCGGGTGAAAAAGCTGGAAGAAACCGGGATCATCCGCTCCTACCGCGCCCTGCTCGACAACCGCGCGCTTGGCTTTGACGTCGTCGCCTTTTGTCTGGTCGGCCTGCATCATCAGGCCGAAGTCGAGCTCAAGGCCTTTGCCGACCGCACCCGCAATTGGCCAATCGTGCGCTCCGCCTGGATGGTTTCGGGCGAATCCGATTATCTGCTCCATTGCGTCGCAAGCGACCTGACCGCCTTCCAGACTTTTGTCATCGAAGACCTGACCTCGACACCAAATGTCGATACTGTCCGCACCGCGCTGACCATTCGGCAGATTAAGGAACAAGGTCTGGTCACTATCGATGTTGCGGACACTGCTGCGCGATGA
- a CDS encoding glycosyltransferase family 2 protein: MNRFHQPVSAFVISKNEVAVLAECLDSLDFCREIIIVDSGSTDGTLDLVRAYIDKGFPIRLIEQEWLGFARQKQFALDQCSEAWCLNLDCDERLDPELRAAISTMPLEDAALSAYALAGRDYLPGYGYPPAAVRAKAHVRLVRRGSARYDETRLIHEALRSAGPVHTLKAGTILHFRNLSLSEEAAKANRYATLKAEQQFARGKSSNLAKIALKPLGWFLKTYIGHRYFLCGAPGFIYAAMLAHYSFLTEAKMFRLGLGKDAPAE, translated from the coding sequence ATGAACAGATTTCACCAGCCAGTCTCGGCCTTCGTTATTTCGAAAAATGAGGTTGCGGTCCTCGCCGAATGCCTCGACAGCCTCGACTTCTGCCGCGAGATCATCATCGTCGATTCCGGTTCCACCGACGGCACGCTCGATCTGGTGCGCGCCTATATCGACAAGGGATTTCCGATCCGGCTGATCGAGCAGGAATGGCTGGGTTTCGCACGTCAGAAACAGTTCGCGCTCGACCAGTGTTCTGAAGCGTGGTGCCTCAACCTCGATTGCGACGAGCGTCTGGACCCCGAACTCAGGGCCGCTATCTCAACTATGCCGCTCGAAGATGCAGCGCTTTCCGCCTATGCGCTGGCCGGCCGAGACTATCTGCCCGGCTACGGCTATCCGCCGGCAGCGGTGCGCGCCAAGGCCCATGTGCGCCTGGTCCGTCGCGGCAGCGCGCGCTACGATGAAACCCGGTTGATCCACGAAGCCCTGCGGAGCGCCGGCCCGGTCCACACACTCAAGGCCGGCACGATTTTGCATTTCCGTAATCTCTCGCTCAGCGAAGAAGCCGCAAAGGCCAACCGCTACGCCACCTTGAAGGCTGAGCAGCAGTTTGCACGTGGCAAAAGCAGCAATCTTGCCAAGATCGCGCTTAAGCCGCTTGGGTGGTTTCTAAAAACCTATATAGGACACCGCTATTTCTTATGCGGAGCGCCAGGCTTCATTTATGCCGCGATGCTGGCGCACTATTCTTTCCTGACAGAAGCAAAGATGTTTCGCCTCGGGCTCGGCAAGGATGCGCCCGCTGAATAG
- a CDS encoding glycosyltransferase family 4 protein — protein MGSVDVIALNFKKRLSGVTSTVVQLVPLQARKIGIATLGPGLPDTLPKLRWGQLFSGLWTRPKGRPFRIWHARRNPEMLAGIVLRDVLRAPLKLVFTSAAQRDHTSYTKWLIRRMDAVIATSARSGSFLKVPHTVVMHGIDLDAFRPAASPDDAFGAAGIPGRYAVGCFGRVRHQKGTDLFVDAMIALLPEFPDWTAVISGRVTAEHRGFADQLQARIDNAGLAQRIIFLGEVPDIKIWYRRVSLYVAPSRNEGFGLTPLEAMASGTPVVASDAGAYAELIVPGKTGAVVPAGDGAALRTAIRPYLADPEMAQQFGKAGLADVHERFPLQREADAILAVYERLWASG, from the coding sequence ATGGGCTCAGTCGACGTCATTGCGCTGAACTTTAAAAAGCGGCTGTCAGGTGTCACCAGCACGGTTGTGCAACTGGTGCCCTTGCAGGCGCGCAAGATTGGCATTGCCACGCTGGGGCCTGGGCTACCGGACACGCTGCCGAAACTGCGGTGGGGCCAGCTTTTCAGCGGCTTGTGGACGCGACCGAAAGGCCGGCCTTTCCGAATCTGGCACGCGCGGCGAAATCCCGAAATGCTGGCCGGCATCGTGCTGCGCGATGTGTTGCGGGCGCCGTTGAAGCTGGTGTTTACTTCGGCTGCGCAGCGCGATCACACCTCCTATACCAAATGGCTGATCCGGCGCATGGATGCGGTGATAGCCACCAGCGCGCGCTCGGGCAGTTTTTTGAAAGTGCCGCATACAGTGGTCATGCATGGCATAGACCTTGATGCATTTCGCCCCGCCGCCAGCCCCGATGACGCGTTTGGGGCCGCCGGAATACCGGGGCGCTATGCGGTGGGATGTTTTGGCCGCGTGCGGCATCAAAAGGGCACCGATCTTTTTGTCGACGCGATGATTGCGCTTCTGCCTGAATTTCCAGACTGGACGGCGGTGATCTCCGGGCGGGTGACCGCTGAACATCGCGGCTTTGCCGACCAGTTGCAGGCCAGGATCGACAATGCCGGTCTCGCCCAGCGGATAATTTTCCTGGGTGAGGTGCCTGACATCAAAATCTGGTACCGCCGCGTTTCGCTTTATGTCGCGCCGTCGCGCAATGAGGGTTTTGGACTGACTCCGCTTGAAGCGATGGCTTCCGGCACGCCTGTAGTGGCAAGCGATGCGGGAGCCTATGCGGAGCTTATCGTGCCGGGAAAAACCGGGGCGGTGGTACCTGCCGGCGATGGAGCGGCCTTGCGAACGGCCATTCGCCCCTATCTGGCTGACCCGGAAATGGCACAGCAATTTGGGAAGGCCGGGCTTGCCGATGTGCATGAGCGGTTTCCGCTGCAGCGCGAGGCGGACGCCATTCTGGCAGTGTACGAGCGGCTTTGGGCAAGCGGATAG
- the greA gene encoding transcription elongation factor GreA: MDKAPMTANGLVALKEELRWRQQEERPRIIEAISEARAHGDLSENAEYHAAKEQQSLNEGRVNELEDLVARAEVIDVSKLSGDTVKFGATVVLVDEDTEEKRTYQIVGDQEADVKAGRISISSPIARALIGKQVGETIEVNAPGGARGFEINKVQYI; encoded by the coding sequence ATGGATAAGGCCCCGATGACCGCCAACGGGCTGGTAGCGCTAAAGGAAGAACTGCGCTGGCGCCAGCAGGAGGAACGTCCCCGTATCATCGAGGCCATTTCGGAAGCACGCGCCCACGGCGACCTTTCCGAAAATGCGGAATATCACGCCGCAAAGGAACAGCAGAGCCTCAACGAGGGTCGCGTCAACGAGCTTGAAGACCTGGTTGCGCGGGCCGAGGTCATCGACGTCTCCAAACTTTCGGGCGATACGGTGAAGTTCGGCGCGACTGTGGTCCTGGTCGACGAAGACACCGAGGAAAAACGCACCTACCAGATTGTCGGTGATCAGGAAGCGGATGTGAAGGCAGGGCGGATCTCGATCTCCTCGCCTATCGCGCGGGCACTGATTGGCAAGCAGGTAGGCGAAACCATCGAGGTCAACGCGCCAGGTGGCGCGCGCGGTTTCGAGATCAACAAGGTGCAGTACATCTGA
- a CDS encoding tetratricopeptide repeat protein, which translates to MRTRLVGGLASILVTIPLLAGSAYAMGENTGPADTVPTCKNGSVWDKNKKKCVPKTSALDDDSIYETGRSLAKLGRYGEAITILSLANNKADPRILNYLGYSHRKQGRVQVGVGYYREALRQDPNYTLVREYLGEAQLQLGNVAAAREQLGEIEKRCGKACPEYTELSGEIAAHVKG; encoded by the coding sequence ATGCGTACACGTTTGGTTGGTGGACTGGCTTCGATTCTGGTCACAATTCCGCTTCTGGCTGGCTCGGCTTACGCGATGGGCGAGAATACCGGGCCGGCAGACACTGTGCCCACGTGCAAGAACGGATCTGTCTGGGACAAGAACAAGAAGAAGTGCGTGCCCAAGACGAGCGCGCTCGATGATGACAGTATTTATGAAACGGGACGGTCGCTGGCCAAGCTTGGCCGCTATGGCGAGGCAATTACGATCTTGAGCCTGGCGAACAACAAGGCGGACCCGCGCATTCTCAATTATCTTGGCTACTCGCACCGCAAGCAGGGACGTGTTCAGGTCGGGGTCGGCTACTATCGCGAGGCGCTGCGGCAAGACCCCAACTATACGCTTGTGCGCGAATATCTCGGGGAAGCCCAGCTTCAGCTTGGCAATGTCGCTGCCGCACGCGAGCAGCTTGGCGAGATTGAGAAGCGCTGCGGCAAGGCATGTCCAGAATATACCGAGCTGTCCGGGGAGATTGCAGCGCACGTCAAGGGGTGA
- a CDS encoding DUF3775 domain-containing protein, whose product MRTKPEKEWDLTIDPETVRFFILKAKAISAAMTDDYDDGHEHEVELDSQSRDGHRHDGLAEEEEEDLTEEELRELINDLNVDEAAELIALAWLGRGDYDRTEWTQAVADARPRVNKRVAKYLLGMPTLGAWLEEGLETLGA is encoded by the coding sequence ATGCGCACAAAGCCTGAAAAGGAATGGGACCTCACCATCGATCCGGAAACGGTGCGCTTCTTCATTCTGAAGGCCAAGGCCATCAGCGCCGCTATGACCGATGATTACGACGACGGCCATGAGCATGAGGTCGAACTCGACAGCCAGTCCCGCGATGGCCACCGCCATGACGGTCTTGCCGAGGAAGAGGAAGAAGACCTCACCGAAGAAGAACTGCGTGAACTCATCAACGATTTGAATGTCGATGAGGCCGCCGAACTGATCGCACTCGCTTGGCTCGGTCGGGGCGACTATGACCGGACGGAATGGACGCAGGCAGTGGCCGATGCGCGCCCGCGCGTGAACAAGCGCGTTGCCAAATATCTGCTCGGCATGCCAACGCTGGGTGCCTGGCTCGAAGAAGGTCTTGAAACGCTCGGTGCATGA
- a CDS encoding extensin-like domain-containing protein produces MSPLPYADPKQPATPAPKKSENAANPAELPAEELACRRRLAQRGVAFDPRPTPPDASGGCSLPYPIAVTGLGNGVVLNPEALLNCQIAEAAAKFVSEETAKFAAQEFPGRTLTAVEQVSGYVCRVRNGSSKLSEHALGNALDIAAFTLSDGTRIDVAATRNPQHSRFLSHVRTAACGPFKTVLGPGSNADHATHFHFDLDQRRNGGTVCD; encoded by the coding sequence ATGTCACCATTGCCTTATGCCGATCCAAAGCAGCCCGCCACGCCCGCCCCCAAGAAATCCGAAAATGCAGCCAATCCGGCAGAACTGCCGGCTGAAGAACTTGCCTGCCGCAGGCGCCTGGCTCAACGCGGCGTCGCGTTCGACCCGCGCCCCACTCCCCCCGACGCATCCGGTGGCTGCTCCCTGCCCTATCCCATTGCAGTTACAGGTCTTGGCAACGGTGTGGTGCTAAATCCGGAAGCGCTTCTGAATTGCCAGATCGCAGAGGCCGCCGCAAAATTTGTCAGCGAAGAGACCGCAAAATTCGCCGCACAGGAATTTCCAGGCCGCACTCTGACAGCGGTTGAACAGGTATCAGGCTATGTCTGTCGGGTGCGCAATGGCAGCTCGAAACTGTCTGAACATGCGCTCGGCAACGCCCTCGACATCGCCGCGTTCACCCTGTCGGATGGTACCCGCATCGATGTAGCAGCCACGCGTAACCCGCAGCACTCTCGCTTTCTGTCGCACGTGCGAACTGCCGCTTGCGGGCCATTTAAGACCGTGCTGGGGCCGGGCAGCAACGCGGACCACGCAACGCATTTTCATTTTGATCTCGACCAGCGCCGCAACGGCGGCACCGTCTGCGACTAG